Proteins from a single region of Chrysemys picta bellii isolate R12L10 chromosome 9, ASM1138683v2, whole genome shotgun sequence:
- the RPL22L1 gene encoding ribosomal protein eL22-like, whose translation MAPKKDRKSKKSAWKFSLDLTHPVEDGIFDSGNFEQFLKEKVKVNGKTGNLGNIVHIERFKNKITVISEKQFSKRYLKYLTKKYLKKNNLRDWLRVVASDKETYELRYFQISQDEEGSESEE comes from the exons ATGGCGCCG aaaaaagacagaaaatcaaAAAAATCAGCTTGGAAGTTTAGCCTTGACCTCACCCATCCTGTAGAAGATGGAATATTTGATTCTGGAAATTTT GAACAATTCCTAAAGGAGAAGGTTaaggtcaatggaaaaactggAAACCTGGGGAACATAGTTCACATTGAACGTTTTAAGAACAAGATCACAGTCATATCTGAGAAGCAGTTCTCTAAAAG gtATCTGAAATACCTCACAAAGAAATATCTCAAGAAGAACAATCTTCGTGACTGGCTTCGTGTGGTCGCATCTGATAAGGAGACCTATGAGCTGCGCTACTTCCAAATCAGTCAAGATGAGGAAGGATCAGAGTCTGAGGAATAA